A genome region from Trichoderma asperellum chromosome 7, complete sequence includes the following:
- a CDS encoding uncharacterized protein (EggNog:ENOG41~TransMembrane:4 (i12-32o60-82i126-146o564-583i)): protein MLPEWATHPARGTMATMLLFGAAFTIGHHFFYQSLSGKPPSNAVYFKGFSGGLTGQQVNLAAGAVFAFLVHSALGVVINTAANQALWVAIRTQSSKLEVIDNLATATTSIWSMFDFRLWKKSPIRMALATIFWLLSITSFITPATLNVKWSATTSMSTTRVPQIDFTSLNFANLQGQVSASPWYKYSAPQYSVLQAVAGSTAGGRILPISSPHQNATWFLKFPGPALSCESLNEESVLHDNITNNILTTMSAGVNGKMGSGCSQSFGYISWVPTTDMNLHNSFLPFPGMTLNTSQTPYKSPSQSVGPLDGGTEPLTLLVAALPGMVQGLTSYPCLSYTPKNDSVSFTKEALNYIANMTITKCTMYNTSYEANFTYVNNIQSVNLTTQGSFNIVTSQTGVAGAYPLQSQQSDGTFVDDLTLVENLAYQAVMDAFGRMFVGAITYDLSLQRQIIDTQMASTRLLGTKDFNFIQPLSRDREGSAAGTLEGAVDQGYAPWKGFSVDQAPNSSIPVASMMEELFRNATVSLMSNIFLQPNYSSPYAPSGVAVTVTAYSLIYSYAAGTLWLAYGIALGMTLLSIVLGIISIHHNGGSSYTTKFSTILRAAYCMALSEPILPEDTDGKDPTPQYIKKLTISFSPVFGTTVRYNKAAQSSEEDKLQQIEESQTEMKSWGDNRRESS from the exons ATGTTGCCAGAGTGGGCAACTCACCCTGCCAGGGGGACGATGGCGACTATGCTACTGTTCGGCGCCGCATTTACCATCGGTCATCACTTCTTTTATCAGAGTCTCTCCGGAAAACCACCGTCAAATGCCGTCTATTTCAAAGGCTTTTCCGGCGGCTTAACGGGACAGCAAGTCAATCTGGCTGCGGGAGCGGTCTTTGCTTTCCTGGTCCACTCTGCTCTAGGTGTCGTGATAAACACTGCGGCAAACCAAGCGCTATGGGTAGCCATTAGGACACAGTCTTCAAAGCTAGAGGTGATTGACAACCTGGCGACTGCAACAACTAGTATTTGGAGCATGTTTGACTTCCGACtatggaagaagagcccGATCCGGATGGCATTAGCCACTATCTTCTG GCTTCTATCCATCACGTCCTTCATAACACCGGCTACTCTCAATGTTAAGTGGTCAGCAACAACATCTATGTCAACGACCAGGGTCCCCCAAATTGATTTTACCAGTCTGAACTTTGCCAACTTACAAGGTCAGGTCAGCGCCTCCCCTTGGTATAAATATAGCGCTCCGCAGTATTCTGTTCTGCAAGCAGTGGCGGGAAGCACGGCAGGTGGCCGCATACTGCCAATATCATCACCGCACCAAAATGCTACGTGGTTCTTGAAGTTTCCCGGACCAGCACTGTCATGCGAAAGCCTTAACGAGGAATCGGTTCTGCACGATAACATTACGAATAATATTCTCACGACAATGTCAGCGGGAGTTAATGGAAAGATGGGTTCCGGCTGCTCGCAATCTTTCGGTTATATTTCTTGGGTGCCGACTACCGATATGAATCTACACAACAGTTTTCTGCCCTTCCCTGGTATGACCTTGAATACTTCTCAAACTCCGTATAAATCACCTTCGCAAAGCGTCGGACCGTTGGATGGGGGCACAGAACCACTTACGCTCCTAGTCGCAGCCCTACCAGGGATGGTCCAAGGGTTAACCAGCTATCCATGCCTATCTTATACACCCAAAAACGACTCGGTTTCATTTACTAAAGAGGCTTTGAATTACATAGCCAACATGACTATAACAAAATGTACGATGTATAATACCTCATACGAGGCTAACTTCACATATGTCAACAACATCCAGAGCGTAAATCTCACGACACAAGGCTCGTTCAACATTGTCACCAGCCAGACAGGGGTAGCAGGGGCATATCCGCTACAGAGTCAACAAAGTGACGGCACGTTCGTCGATGACCTCACATTGGTGGAGAATCTTGCCTACCAGGCCGTTATGGACGCTTTCGGGCGCATGTTTGTGGGAGCTATCACCTATGACCTTTCCCTGCAGAGGCAAATAATAGACACTCAAATGGCATCGACACGGCTCCTGGGAACTAAAGATTTCAACTTTATACAACCTCTTTCCAGGGACAGGGAGGGAAGCGCGGCAGGCACACTGGAGGGGGCTGTAGATCAGGGCTATGCGCCCTGGAAGGGCTTTTCTGTCGACCAAGCGCCTAATTCCTCTATCCCTGTCGCCAGCATGATGGAAGAGTTGTTCCGTAATGCCACTGTATCCCTCATGAGCAATATCTTCTTGCA ACCCAATTACTCTTCCCCTTACGCACCGTCGGGTGTAGCTGTAACTGTGACGGCTTACTCCTTGATTTACTCATACGCCGCAGGAACACTCTGGCTTGCGTATGGAATCGCCCTCGGCATGACTCTTCTAAGCATCGTGCTCGGGATTATCTCAATTCATCACAATGGTGGCTCCTCGTATACAACCAAGTTCTCTACGATACTACGTGCTGCCTATTGTATGGCCTTGTCGGAGCCTATACTACCTGAAGATACTGACGGTAAAGATCCAACGCCacaatatattaaaaaactgaCAATCTCTTTCTCACCAGTGTTTGGAACTACTGTGCGTTACAACAAGGCTGCACAAAGTTCCGAAGAggacaagctgcagcagatagAGGAAAGCCAGACGGAGATGAAAAGCTGGGGCGACAATCGCAGAGAGTCATCTTAA
- a CDS encoding uncharacterized protein (EggNog:ENOG41~SECRETED:SignalP(1-16)), which yields MSRFLTAALLLGQTFAYDTVLGFNSRPLVETRTIEEIYNAALKEGGTVTVWHGGDEKDQQDSLKSAFEERFPGMTLNITVDLSKYLDGEIDQQLYNNNVFVDSIILQTLQDFPRWQQEGALLNYAPVGFDKVYSAFKDSISASWYGYSIFFWSISWNTAKLPNIKNISSYSDLLKPEFKNKLVLTYPNDDDAVLFAFYQIMQQLGTKWFDDLLKQNPRWVRGTATPLTIVSGANYSQSATFTSFGGFNPGKNVNISFPNDAEFVTWPQTAAILKNAPHPESAKLFHNFLLSSDHQKTVPLSVRKDIDSSESPYRNIMNTPHTNPTTFAKFMSDRVTVERLRFYFENRLGSAQGLSPLIDDI from the exons ATGTCTAGATTTTTAACAGCAGCCCTCCTTCTTGGGCAAACCTTTGCTTATGACACCGTTCTTGGATTTAATTCGCGCCCACTAGTGGAAACTCGGACAATTGAAGAAATCTACAATGCTGCTCTCAAAGAAGGTGGAACTGTTACAGTTTGGCATGGTGGCGACGAAAAAGATCAACAAGACTCTTTGAAAAGCGCTTTCGAGGAGCGCTTTCCCGGGATGACACTGAATATTACTGTGGATCTCTCCAAATATCTCGACGGCGAAATTGACCAacagctatataataacaaTGTTTTCGTTGATAGCATCATTCTTCAAACACTACAAGACTTTCCACGTTGGCAACAGGAAGGTGCTCTGCTCAACTACGCCCCCGTCGGATTTGACAAAGTATATTCGGCATTCAAAGATTCCATATCGGCTTCGTGGTATGGATACAGCATATTTTTCTGGAGTATTTCCTGGAATACTGCCAAACTGCCAAATATCAAAAACATATCTTCTTACAGCGATCTCTTAAAACCGGAATTTAAAAACAAACTCGTCCTAACATACCCCAATGACGATGACGCtgttctttttgctttctatCAGAT TATGCAGCAGCTTGGGACCAAGTGGTTTGATGATCTTTTGAAGCAAAATCCTCGATGGGTTCGTGGGACTGCTACCCCTCTTACTATCGTGAGCGGAGCCAACTACTCTCAATCAGCCACGTTTACAAGCTTTGGTGGATTTAACCCCGGGAAAAACGTCAACATTTCTTTCCCGAATGACGCAGAATTTGTCACTTGGCCTCAGACTGCCGCAATCCTAAAGAATGCGCCGCATCCTGAAAGTGCAAAGCTCTTCCACAACTTTCTCCTCAGCTCTGATCATCAAAAGACTGTCCCTTTGAGTGTTCGGAAAGATATCGACTCCTCTGAATCACCATATCGGAATATAATGAACACACCTCACACAAATCCGACGACATTTGCCAAGTTTATGAGTGATCGTGTGACGGTTGAGCGACTGAGGTTTTACTTCGAGAATCGCCTGGGTTCAGCGCAAGGATTAAGCCCTTTGATCGATGATATCTAG
- a CDS encoding uncharacterized protein (EggNog:ENOG41) translates to MRSNISEICNLPLQPHGLAAIYYDDADTNALPTSAANFYPGDDGTCTTDPLDVTVPYYAIEPSVPSLTQFITVNETVNATGHLVWTVDGSAAHVDYNKAIYLLANEGNLTYPLEPNWNVYDVYDNSSVRLVIQNAHDFSHPIHIHGHNIYILAEGEGTWDNKTIVRPNNPQRRDTQQLRANGYIVIQYETDNPGVWPLHCHIAWHVSMGFYIALIERPDDIQQSPVPKAIKNTCTAWNKYTKSNFVDQIDSGV, encoded by the exons ATGCGCTCTAATATTTCTGAAATCTGCAACCTGCCTTTACAGCCACACGGATTGGCTGCCATCTActatgatgatgccgatacTAACGCCCTTCCCACAAGCGCTGCTAATTTCTAccctggcgatgatggcacaTGCACGACT GATCCTCTCGATGTTACTGTTCCATATTATGCAATCGAGCCGTCTGTGCCATCTCTAACTCAGTTCATTACTGTCAACGAAACTGTTAACGCCACGGGGCATCTTGTGTGGACTGTTGACGGATCGGCAGCTCATGTAGATTACAACAAAGCTATTTATCTCCTAGCCAACGAAGGTAATCTTACCTATCCATTGGAGCCCAATTGGAATGTCTACGATGTCTACGATAACAGCAGCGTTCGGCTTGTTATTCAGAACGCTCACGATTTCTCTCAC CCGATTCATATACATGGTCATAATATATACATCCTTGCAGAAGGTGAAGGCACATGGGATAACAAGACAATCGTCCGCCCAAATAATCCCCAGCGCCGCGATACTCAACAGCTTCGTGCCAATGGATATATTGTCATTCAGTATGAGACCGATAACCCTGGAGTATGGCCCCTACACTGTCATATTGCGTGGCACGTCTCTATGGGTTTCTATATTGCCCTAATTGAAAGACCAGACGACATTCAACAGTCGCCAGTACCAAAGGCTATcaagaatacatgtaccgCATGGAATAAGTACACGAAGTCTAATTTTGTGGATCAGATCGACAGTGGCGTCTAG
- a CDS encoding uncharacterized protein (EggNog:ENOG41~SECRETED:SignalP(1-19)~CAZy:AA1) produces MPTLGALITFFGVVGHAVALSQWETNRKSTWGTLDNPTYPKWLSDPSIHQLQPRGSSSPPWGARTAANTNPYTSPPVTGVTRKYNFTLSRGLASPDGYQKHVILVNDQFPGPLIEANWGDTIQVTVNNNITGPGEGTALHWHGFLQKGTQWFDGVPSAQQCPIVPGQSLTYSFQADLYGTSWYHSHFSAQYAGGLLGPILVHGPTNEDYDIDLGPVILADWFHKEYFDIVKLGKF; encoded by the exons ATGCCGACCTTGGGCGCACTCATTACCTTTTTCGGAGTGGTAGGCCATGCCGTAGCATTGTCACAGTGGGAGACCAATAG GAAATCTACTTGGGGAACCTTAGATAATCCAACGTATCCCAAGTGGCTCTCTGATCCAAGC ATTCACCAACTGCAACCTAGAGGTAGCAGCTCTCCTCCTTGGGGCGCGCGCACTGCCGCCAACACAAATCCGTACACAAGCCCACCAGTCACAGGCGTTACTCGGAAATACAACTTCACCTTATCTAGAGGGCTGGCATCCCCCGATGGATATCAAAAGCATGTCATTCTCGTAAATGATCAATTTCCTGGCCCTTTGATTGAAGCGAATTGGGGTGATACTATCCAAG TGACGGTGAATAACAACATCACTGGACCAGGTGAAGGCACGGCTCTGCATTGGCACGGCTTTCTGCAAAAAGGGACGCAGTGGTTTGACGGTGTCCCAAGTGCTCAGCAGTGCCCCATTGTTCCTGGTCAATCACTGAC TTATTCATTTCAAGCTGATCTCTATGGCACATCTTGGTATCACTCACATTTTTCTGCCCAATACGCGGGCGGCCTTCTCGGACCCATTCTCGTTCACGGCCCCACGAATGAGGACTATGATATTGATCTCGGTCCTGTTATCCTGGCTGATTGGTTCCACAAGGAATATTTTGACATTGTAAAGCTGGGTAAGTTTTAA
- a CDS encoding uncharacterized protein (EggNog:ENOG41~TransMembrane:3 (i12-32o60-82i126-146o)), whose translation MLPEWATHPARGTMATMLLFGAAFTIGHHFFYQSLSGKPPSNAVYFKGFSGGLTGQQVNLAAGAVFAFLVHSALGVVINTAANQALWVAIRTQSSKLEVIDNLATATTSIWSMFDFRLWKKSPIRMALATIFWLLSITSFITPATLNVKWSATTSMSTTRVPQIDFTSLNFANLQGQVSASPWYKYSAPQYSVLQAVAGSTAGGRILPISSPHQNATWFLKFPGPALSCESLNEESVLHDNITNNILTTMSAGVNGKMGSGCSQSFGYISWVPTTDMNLHNSFLPFPGMTLNTSQTPYKSPSQSVGPLDGGTEPLTLLVAALPGMVQGLTSYPCLSYTPKNDSVSFTKEALNYIANMTITKCTMYNTSYEANFTYVNNIQSVNLTTQGSFNIVTSQTGVAGAYPLQSQQSDGTFVDDLTLVENLAYQAVMDAFGRMFVGAITYDLSLQRQIIDTQMASTRLLGTKDFNFIQPLSRDREGSAAGTLEGAVDQGYAPWKGFSVDQAPNSSIPVASMMEELFRNATVSLMSNIFLQLVKPSFETYR comes from the exons ATGTTGCCAGAGTGGGCAACTCACCCTGCCAGGGGGACGATGGCGACTATGCTACTGTTCGGCGCCGCATTTACCATCGGTCATCACTTCTTTTATCAGAGTCTCTCCGGAAAACCACCGTCAAATGCCGTCTATTTCAAAGGCTTTTCCGGCGGCTTAACGGGACAGCAAGTCAATCTGGCTGCGGGAGCGGTCTTTGCTTTCCTGGTCCACTCTGCTCTAGGTGTCGTGATAAACACTGCGGCAAACCAAGCGCTATGGGTAGCCATTAGGACACAGTCTTCAAAGCTAGAGGTGATTGACAACCTGGCGACTGCAACAACTAGTATTTGGAGCATGTTTGACTTCCGACtatggaagaagagcccGATCCGGATGGCATTAGCCACTATCTTCTG GCTTCTATCCATCACGTCCTTCATAACACCGGCTACTCTCAATGTTAAGTGGTCAGCAACAACATCTATGTCAACGACCAGGGTCCCCCAAATTGATTTTACCAGTCTGAACTTTGCCAACTTACAAGGTCAGGTCAGCGCCTCCCCTTGGTATAAATATAGCGCTCCGCAGTATTCTGTTCTGCAAGCAGTGGCGGGAAGCACGGCAGGTGGCCGCATACTGCCAATATCATCACCGCACCAAAATGCTACGTGGTTCTTGAAGTTTCCCGGACCAGCACTGTCATGCGAAAGCCTTAACGAGGAATCGGTTCTGCACGATAACATTACGAATAATATTCTCACGACAATGTCAGCGGGAGTTAATGGAAAGATGGGTTCCGGCTGCTCGCAATCTTTCGGTTATATTTCTTGGGTGCCGACTACCGATATGAATCTACACAACAGTTTTCTGCCCTTCCCTGGTATGACCTTGAATACTTCTCAAACTCCGTATAAATCACCTTCGCAAAGCGTCGGACCGTTGGATGGGGGCACAGAACCACTTACGCTCCTAGTCGCAGCCCTACCAGGGATGGTCCAAGGGTTAACCAGCTATCCATGCCTATCTTATACACCCAAAAACGACTCGGTTTCATTTACTAAAGAGGCTTTGAATTACATAGCCAACATGACTATAACAAAATGTACGATGTATAATACCTCATACGAGGCTAACTTCACATATGTCAACAACATCCAGAGCGTAAATCTCACGACACAAGGCTCGTTCAACATTGTCACCAGCCAGACAGGGGTAGCAGGGGCATATCCGCTACAGAGTCAACAAAGTGACGGCACGTTCGTCGATGACCTCACATTGGTGGAGAATCTTGCCTACCAGGCCGTTATGGACGCTTTCGGGCGCATGTTTGTGGGAGCTATCACCTATGACCTTTCCCTGCAGAGGCAAATAATAGACACTCAAATGGCATCGACACGGCTCCTGGGAACTAAAGATTTCAACTTTATACAACCTCTTTCCAGGGACAGGGAGGGAAGCGCGGCAGGCACACTGGAGGGGGCTGTAGATCAGGGCTATGCGCCCTGGAAGGGCTTTTCTGTCGACCAAGCGCCTAATTCCTCTATCCCTGTCGCCAGCATGATGGAAGAGTTGTTCCGTAATGCCACTGTATCCCTCATGAGCAATATCTTCTTGCAGTTAGTCAAGCCATCTTTCGAAACCTACCGTTAA
- a CDS encoding uncharacterized protein (EggNog:ENOG41), translating to MDVATDPVQVESPSSVTKATSWASLPVEVRQMILSLVVLPISGGKYNGLGSRNTSVPIAMNRRMSNNMIFTTCIQSLLGTLKLWNPARHGAEGLALMLSASSPSDTEHRFNRCEIKDGYPFHYAEDLDLAPGIVDFHRANIADPFTRHFHRGCPPPLYSEHVKRVQGTSLRLEPRRDGQGRFISQYKSLPAVPIIKGLIMRRQFRRDFHECSAYIFRYSYEDGRASIVWRSCEETLMVQARIIAKWGEVAQKLSHSTFAYNVVPFAETKADISNSDGTCIYQHLLLKDLVFDPITQIILENEPYEWSLGKKSDSSQQGNLLNSNLASPNSLSGDQLMYALGPNVDLALLQADLMAFDAEVTAFLQQHYG from the exons ATGGATGTAGCGACCGACCCCGTGCAGGTCGAGTCTCCATCATCAGTCACCAAGGCCACTTCGTGGGCCTCTCTGCCAGTTGAAGTACGCCAAATGATACTGAGTCTAGTGGTGTTGCCTATCTCTGGGGGGAAATACAACGGGTTAGGCTCTCGAAATACGAGTGTCCCGATTGCGATGAACCGGAGGATGAG CAACAACATGATATTCACAACGTGTATTCAGTCTCTACTGGGTACTCTCAAACTCTGGAACCCCGCGAGGCATGGGGCAGAGGGGCTGGCACTGATGCTGTCTGCTTCCTCGCCCAGCGATACAGAGCATCGGTTTAATCGATGCGAAATTAAGGATGGTTATCCATTTCACTACGCCGAAGATCTAGATCTTGCACCTGGAATTGTTGATTTCCACCGGGCGAACATTGCTGATCCATTTACCCGTCATTTTCATCGCGGCTGCCCTCCGCCGTTGTACAGCGAGCATGTCAAAAGGGTTCAGGGGACTTCTCTCCGTTTAGAACCACGAAGGGATGGGCAAGGCCGCTTTATCAGTCAATACAAGAGTCTTCCTGCCGTGCCCATCATCAAAGGACTGATCATGCGCAGACAGTTTCGCAGGGACTTTCAC GAATGCAGCGCATACATCTTCCGATACAGTTATGAAGATGGTCGAGCCAGTATCGTTTGGAGGAGTTGTGAAGAGACCCTGATGGTTCAGGCGCGGATTATCGCCAAGTGGGGTGAGGTGGCCCAGAAACTCTCGCACTCGACTTTCGCATACAACGTTGTCCCATTTGCAGAGACGAAGGCAGATATTTCCAATTCGGATGGAACCTGCATATATCAACATCTACTGCTTAAAGATTTAGTGTTTGATCCCATTACGCAGATCATCCTGGAGAACGAGCCTTATGAATGGAGCTTAGGCAAGAAAAGCGATTCATCGCAGCAGGGAAATCTTCTGAATTCAAATCTCGCAAGTCCAAATTCATTGAGTGGCGATCAATTAATGTATGCCCTTGGGCCGAATGTTGACCTTGCGTTACTGCAAGCCGATCTTATGGCTTTTGATGCTGAGGTTACCGCCTTTCTCCAACAGCATTATGGGTAG